CGATACCTGATCGCCCTGGCGTAGAAAATTCGCCGCCAGCGTCAGCACGACTTTTTCCGCCCCGCCGCCAGGTAAGCCATCGATGATAAACAGTATCCGCATGATTATTTTACCAAATTCTGATAGAGAGCGAGCAACTGTGCCGATAAGTGCGCATCGGTACAGGTCATAATCCGTGCTCTGGCATGACGCCCCTCAGCGGAATCTAACGCCCGGCGGGGAAGCGCACTCACCGCCTGTTGTAGCGCCGGGATATCCAGCGCATCACAGACAAAGCCATTATGTCCCTCGACGATAAATTCCGCACCACCACAGCCGGTGGTAGTGATCACTGGCAGGCCACAGGCCATAGCTTCCAGAATAACATTGGGAAAGGGATCGTAGAGGGTGGGCAGCAGTAAGCCATCTGCCATCTGATAAAACGGTAATGTTTCTGATTGCATCCCAAAGAAGCGAACCCGCTGCCCACAGTTCAGGGAGTGCGCTAACTGTTGATAACGACGCTGATCTTTATCTTTCCCCACCACCAGCAGATAACAGTCGGTGGGGGCGATAGCGCGGATCGCCGCAGCCAGCCCTTTGCGCTCAAAGCCGGAGCCAACATAAATCAGGCAGGTGGCCTGGCGAGGAAGTTGCCATTGCTGCCGTAATGCAGCCAAAGTTTCTTCATCCGGCGGCTGAAAATGCTGGTGGTCGACAGCATTGTAGATCACATGAATTTTATCTGCTGGCAGGGCGAAATCGGCGATGATCTCCTGCTTAATCATCTCTGCATTGCAGATAACCCCCCGCAGATGCGCATCCTGATACATCTCGCGTTCAGCCTGCATCACATAGCGGTGATAGCGATCGGCAAATAACAGGCATCTTTTCCAGCCAGGCAGGATTCGCGCACGTTGTTGTAGCCAGCGACGATGGACGCCATCACCGGCGCGATAGAGATCACAACCGGCAATGCGTTCATGGCTTTGTACGAGGTCGAAATGCTGACGTTGCCATAACTGGCGCGCCGCATCAGCAAATCCGCGTTCGCGGCTGATTCGTCCCCATTTTCGGGGGTTACAGCGGTGGATATGCCAGTCAGGTTTGATAGGCCCCTGCCACTGGCGGGTGATGACATTGAGCTCAAGGTTGCTGCTATCAAGGGCTTCCAGGGCGCGGGAGACGAAACGCTCTGCACCACCATCGGGACGATATTTCTGACGCACCAGCGCCAGTCTGAACTTGCTCATGCCAGTACCTTTTTGGCCGCTGTGACAACCGCTTCCAGCGGGATCAGGTCGAGATAGCGATGTGTCGTTTGGGTATCGATATCGTCAGGATCAGGAATGGTGCCAAAATCGCCGGCCCAGATAACTTCTCCTTTTGCCTGCCACGGACGCCAGAAAGTCAGTTTTGACGGCCCATACAGCGCAACCAGTGGCGTGCCAAGCGCGGCCGCCATATGTACCGGGACGGAATCGACACCAATAAACAGACAGGCATGGTCGATGATCGCTGCAAGCTGACGCAGGGTCAGCTTACCGGCCAGCGAATAGACGTCAGCCGCCGGACTGCCAGCGAGGATCTCCGCCACCATTTTTTGTTCCCTTGCATCCGGGCCGCAGGTTATCACAATTGTGTATCCGGCGGCCGATAGCTGATTAATCAGCGCACTCATGCGATCCTCGCGCCAGCATTTAAAAAACCAGCGCGAGGTAGGCTGAATAACAATATAGCGACTGATGCCAACCGGTAATAACGCCTGGCTGCTGGCCCAGTCCTGTTCACTGTAGCTCATTCGTGCCGGGATATCACCGGCAGTCAGCCCCAGCGGGACCAGGATCGATAAGTTTTGTTGCGCGGTATGCAACTGGCGATGCTGTTGCGTTGAGGCCAGTGCAGTGTAGCAGTATCGCCATGCGGGCTGACGACGTTTCGGGAAGTCAAAACCGATCCGTATCGCTGCCCCGGTCAGCCGGGTGATAATCGCGCTGTGCCACTGATCGGCCAGGTTAAGTACCATATCGTAATGCTGCTGACGTAATGTGCGTATCAGCCGCCACTCCATGCGCAGGAGATGGCCGATCCCCTGCTGTTTCCAGCGACGATCGATGGCATAGATCTGATGGATGTCCGGGTTAGCCGAGAGCACATCCCGGGTTTCTTCGTAAAGTAAAACGTCGACATGGGCGGCGGGGTAATACTGCTTAAGTGCGCGAATAAGCGGCGTGATCAACAGGGTGTCGCCATGATGGCGTAGCTTGATAATCAGGATCCGCGCTGGGTTGATAGCGCCGGGTGAACATATTTCAGGCGTCATACTCTGTTCTTCATCTCATATCAGGGCTTCGATTCTAGGGGATAAGACCCATTGAGAGAAGCGTTGTATTGCTCTACCATAATCCGATACTTATGGATTAAGGATGTTTCTGTGCATAATCCGGCATTTCTCATCACTATTGATACTGAGGGTGATAACCTCTGGCAAAAACATGACAGCATCACGACTGAGAATGCGCGCTATTTACCGCGTTTTCAGCAACTTTGTGAAAAGTATGGGTTCAAACCGGTCTATTTGACCAATTATGAAATGGCCATCGACCCCGCTTATCGTGAGTTTGCCCGTGATGTGATCGCCCGTGGTGTGGCAGAAATCGGTATGCATCTTCACGCCTGGAACAGTCCACCGATCGCCCCGTTAACGGCGGATGACTGGCGGTATAAGCCCTATCTGATTGAGTATCGTGACGCAGTGATGCGTGAAAAAGTCGCTCATATGACCCATCTGCTGGAAGACACTTTTCAGACTAAAATAGTCAGTCACCGTGCCGGGCGTTGGGCATTCGATGAACGTTACGCGCGACTGCTGATGGAGTATGGCTATCAGGTTGATTGTTCAGTGACGCCACGGGTTAACTGGCAGATGGCAAAGGGCGATCCCGAAGGGAATGGCGGAACGGATTACCGAAAATTTCCACAACATGCCTATTTTATTGACGAGAACGATATCAGCCTCGAAGGTCACTCGCGATTACTGGAAGTCCCGATGAGTATTCAGTATAAGCACCCTGGCTGGCTGAATAGCCTGAAACAGGGTTATGATCGTCTGCGTGGTAAAGTCCGCTCTCCTTCGGTTCACTGGTTACGGCCGATGGGAGGAAATGTAGCGGCAATGAAGCGCGTGGTTGAGCAAACGCTGGCGCAGGGTAATGATTACGTTGAATATATGCTGCACTCCTCTGAGTATATGCCGGGGGGTAGCCCGACATTTCACAACGCGCAGGATATTGAACGGCTTTATGCTGATCTGACAGAATTTTTTACCTGGCTGGCCCCCCAGGTACAGGGGATGACACTGGCGGAGTATTATCATCTTAAGAACCTATCCCAGTAGGCTCTAAGAGTCTGGTCACATAAAAAACCATCATGGCTGGAGGCGCGATGATCGCTTGATGTACTATTACTCCCGGCATCTTGCGGGCTGTCAGTATGATAAAAATCATATCAGTATCAGGCTGTTAAGTTGCTGATACCGATGAACATTAATACTCAGTGCCTCGCCTTGTCAGGCGCTGAATCAAAGGGTGAAGACGGAAAGTTGGCGCTGGCGGCCAGGGTGATGACAAAGGCAGTGCGATTATCAATGTCACTACCCTGCAAGCCTCGCGAACCGGTAAGTATTCATAACAGGTATTATGAAGATAGCAACAGTATTACGTTCTGGTGGCGACTATAACGCCCGTCATGTGCAATGGTTATACCAGCAACTCCCCGCCGATCTTGAAAAGGTTTGTTTTACCGATTTATCTATTCCAGGCATTAATACGATTAAGCTCACCGAAGATCTCCCCGGCTGGTGGTCAAAAATTGAAATATTTAACCCGGAAGCGGTGACGGATGATATCTTTTATATTGATCTGGATATTGTGATTACGGGTGATATCAGTCAGATTCTGAATAATCAAAAATTAACCATGCTGAGTGATTTTTTCTTTCCAGCAAAAACGAAAAATTCTGCGATCATGCGTATTCCGCATGAGGAAAAATATAAAGTCTGGGAGATATTTAAGCGTTATCCTGAACTCTTTATGTCGCGCTATAAAGAGGGGGGGGACCAGGAGTTTATTAGTAAAATATATCCCCATGCTGCTGTCTGGCAAGAGATTTTGCCGGGTCAGATTGTGAGCTATAAAAAGCATGTGATTCATAAAAAGAAGCATGAACATGCTACCGGCAATGGCCATATACCGACAGATGCCAGAATTGTCTGTTTTCATGGTAAACCACGCCCGTGGGAGTGTGGCGAAAAATGGGTGCCATCTCTCGAGAGTTTTTGATTGTATATGACGAAAGTAAAATACTCTACAATAATATTACTGGCAATAATAGCAGCCTGTACTTTTGCTTTATCAGAGAAAATCATTAGCAGAAATATGTTTTACCTGTCATCTGTGATGACCCTAATCTATGCGATCGCTAACAGAAAGTCGCTGTCCTTTAAATCAGAAGAGATAATTCTCGCGTTAACCTTTTTTTTACTGGGCGCGTCACAATTAATCTGGTCATACCGATTCCCTGCCGATCCTGAACAGGTCTATATGGCCGATATCGGTTATCCGCGTTCTGGCACTTATCTGATTATCGGCGCATTAGTGATGTTATTTCTCCCGCCACTTCTGAGAAAAATACCGGTACAGCATAAAGTGATCATCGGTTATGCGATGGTGATCGGTTTTTTATTTTTGACATTGTACGCACTGCACTATCATTTTTTTATATCAGCCGGTCGCCTGAGAATAAAAAATTCAGCGACATTAAGTGCTTATCTTTACACAATGTACTCATTGCTGACGCTATACACCCTATTCTGTCTGAAGATAAAATATCGTCGCTATATTATCGGCGGAGTCATTCTGGCTTCTTTATGGATCATCATTTTGACGGAAACACGTTCGGCACTACTGCTCTATCCTGCGATTCTGTGTTGTTGCCTGTTAAGTCACTATCGGCGATTAAAAAAAGAAGTATTAGGTATCTGTTTCATTTCACTGCTGGCGGGGATCGTGATTATCAGATCGACATTCCCCGCGCTGGAGGGGAGACTGACAGAAACCGTGAGCGAAATCGCCGATTATCAGCATGATAACAATACTTCGCTTGGCTCAAGGCTGAGTATGTGGCATACCGGGATAGAGGAAATTATCATGCATCCCGGCGGAGTTAGCACACAGCAGCGAGTCGATATTATATCGCAACTGATGCATGAGAAAGAAAAAGGGAACCCGGAAGGATTACGTAATATTGTCTATCATTTACATAATGATTTGATCGATACTATATCATTACAGGGGGTGGTCGGCGGAATAGTGTTACTGACTCTCTATATTGCGATGATTATCTATATACAGCGAAAGGCGGTGGTAAAAGCGGCAACAGCATTGATCGCCGCGCCTGTCATTTTATTTGGCTTATCAGATACACTTTTTATCCATGATAGATTTATTATTATGTTTATAAGTATATTAGCTATCTTTACTGCGCTTTCATCCGCAGCAAAGCAACCGCATTAAGCGCCTGAGATCATGAAATAGCCATCAGGCTATTTCATGCAGTGCCTGAACTAATGACAATTTACGAAAAGTCTGTTGCGGAATAGCGCTATTGACAGAGAGATTGGTTACCGTAATAGCATGTGCCTTAAAATAATCACTGGCTAATTCCAGTGCGGGAAAGACAAGATTATCGACTTTATCAGCCAGGTAGGAAGGGAGCTTATTTTCGTTACTTTCATAAAATCGTGGTTTTTCAAAATTATTCATATCTAAACCAGCGATAAGAATATTATCAAAGCCGAGGTAAGTGATGATTTGTAGCGCCCAGTAAGCCACCGTTCCGGCGTCAAAGATACCTTGCCGGATATCGGTTGAAAAGCAAATTTCATTGTGCTGCTGATGCATCTGAACGTTCTCTGCGTGGCTAAATGTGGTGGCAATCCCGGAACACACAATTTTAGGCTGATAAATTTTGTAGCAAATATCTTCAATTAACGCCAGCTGACAGCGGATATTATCGCTGCCGATTCGGTCAATGATTCTGGCAATACCATGAGCGGTAGTAAAAAACAGAATATGGGGATTGTTGACCACCTCGCTGATGACCTCAAATTTGCGGTCGAAAAACTCCATATCGACGACAAGATAGAGAGAAAAGTTCACTTTGTCTTTGAGGAAATAAGCACCATTCACTCCCATCACGGCAAAAGATGACGGCAGAACAGAAAAATCGGTGGCTTTAATCGAGGGGCCGGTGGCGGTCAGTAATACTGGCCCGGAGTAGCTATTTTTTAACTCACTGAGATTATAAAGCGGGATCGATTGGCCTTTATAACGTAATGCGCAAATTTCTCCCGTCGATGCGCGGTGGATTTTCAGCCACGGCCACAGATTTTCATTGTGGCGGAAGGCGCGTGGGCGGGTATAACGATAAATTTGTTTAAACAACGATCCCATTAAATCAGCCCCTGAGCGTGCAATAACGCGGCTACCCGGGAAGCAGAAATATCATCGATACGATGACTGTTTTCCGGGCGTACAGCAAATTGATTTTTTCCGTAACCGCCAATCAGACCGGGATCAGTCGGGCCATACAGTGTCAAATTAGGTTTATCCAGCGCGGCAGCGAGATGGCTTAGCCCGGTATCGACAGAAACGATCCCTTGCGCTTGCGCCAGAACAGCGGCGATTTTTTCAAGATCCATCCGTGGCAGCACATCGACAAAATCGTAACCTGCCGCCAGCCGTCTGGCCCGGGCCTCTTCATGCGGTGCACCCCAGGGGAGTTTAATCCGCAAATCGCGCTTCGCCAGCAAAGCGATCAGTTCCCGCCAGTGGCTTTCCGGCCAGTGTTTTTCATCACGTGTCGTGGCATGGAGAAAAACCAGGTACGGCACATCAGAGGATGCGTTGTCAGCATGAATAAAGTGTCGTGCAATCGCGTAGTCACCCGCTGTTTGCGGGCGGCGATAAGCCAGACTTTTTGCGAACAGTTCACGGGTTCGTTCGACCGCATGTTGTGACCTGGCAATAGCATGGCGATGCTGATAAAACAGGCTGGCCAGCGGTTCACGGGCACTGGACCAGTCCATGCCATGTTTTACCCCATGTGCCAGTCGGGTGACCAGAGCGGCGCTTTTAAGCAATCCCTGAGCGTCGATCACCCGATCATAATGCCGCGCCTGGACCGCCTGACGGAAAGCGTGTCGTTCCTTTCTGACGGCGGCCGAAAACCAGGCTTTACGCCAGCGGCGAATGGCGACCGGGATAACCTGGTCAACGCTTTCATGCCAGCCAGGTATCTGGGCAAACCCCTCTTCGACCACCCAGTCAAAACGAATGCCGGGGATGATCTGCATGGCATCGGTCAGCGCAGGGAGGGTGTGCAGGACATCCCCCATCGATGAGGTTTTTACGATTAATACCCGCATCGGTTACCTTTCCTCACCGGGTGCTTTTTCCTGCAACAGCGTATGCAGATCCGCCATAACACGTTGTGGTGTAATAGCGATAAGTCCCGGATGATAGCCTTCTGCTGTTTTGCCTTTTCGTACTTTATGATAGCCACTGATTAAGCGAATAATCTTCGCCTGATGCGAGAGAGGAGGCGTAAAGTCCGGACTACTGGGGCCATACAGTGCGATCAGCGGACGGTTGAGTGCAGCGGCAATGTGCATCAGACCGGAATCATTGCTGACAACCGCCAGGCAGGTGGCAATCAGAGCCACCGCCTGCTCAAGTTGTGTTTTCCCCGCCAGATTACGGCACCACGGCTGCTGCGCGGTATCGAGCGCGGTCAAGATACTATCACACGCTGAATCGTCCTTCGCAGAGCCGAACAGGATAATCTGAAAGCCCTCATTGATTAGCTGTTTTGCCAGATCAGCATAGTGATAGTGTGGCCAGCGTTTGGCCGGGCCAAATTCGGCACCGGGACAGAAGCCGATAACAGGACGGTCAGGTGAGATATTAAAATCGTGACGGAGCTGAGCTTTTTCCACTTCCTGTACCTGCAATTGTGGCCATAGTAAAGGCTGTGGCAGATCCTGTGCGCTGTGCATCATGTCCTTATCATAAGCGAGAGCAACATAGCGTTCGACCATCAGCGGCCAGGCGGCTTTATTCAGTACGCGAATATCGCTGAGTAAGCCGTAGCGCATTTCGCCACGCCAGCCGATACGCTGTGGGATCCGGGCAAAAAACGGCACCAGTGCTGATTTGAACGAATTTGGCAGCACATAAGCACGATCATAGCCGCTGTCGCGCAGGTTAAGCCCCAGTCTGCGCCGTTCGCCGAGTGCGAGCATGCCATGACCCAGCGGCATCGGGATCGCTGCGTTAACTTCTGGCATCCGTGATAATAACGGGCGGCACCATGCCGGTGCCATCACGTCGATGATCGCCTGGGGATAACGTACCTTAAGGGTACGATAGAGGCTTTGCGACATCATCATATCGCCCACCCAGGAAGGGCCTGTCACCAGAATTTTCATGCTAAATTTTTACACGTTACGGTTGAGCCAGGTCATATATTCTGTTACCCCTTCGGCAACCGTTTTGAACGGCTGATCATAGCCTGCGGCACGCAGGTTGGTCAGATCGGCCTGGGTAAATGTCTGGTAGCGTCCTTTCAGTTTATCCGGGAACGGAATATATTCGATCTGGCCTTTCTGATGCCACGCCAGCGTGGCATCGGCCACGGCCTGGAAAGACTCTGCACGACCGGTACCGAGGTTGAAAATCCCGGAAATCCCCTGTTCAAGAAACCACAAATTGACCGCCGCCACATCGCCGACATAAACGAAATCGCGTTTAAAATCATCACTACCGGCAAAAAGTTGTGGGTTTTCGCCCCTATTCAGCTGGTTATTCAGATGGAAGGCGACGCTCGCCATGCTGCCTTTATGCCCTTCACGCGGCCCGTAAACGTTGAAGTAACGAAAGCCAACCACCTGTGAATCCGCTTCAGGCAGAATGCGGCGCACATATTGATCAAACAGAAATTTGGAGTAACCGTAAACATTGAGAGGCTGTTCATATTCACGCGACTCGATAAAGTCGCTGCTGCGACCGCCATAGGTGGCGGCAGAAGATGCATACAAAAAAGGAATTTGACGATCGAGACAGTAGTGCAGAAGTTCTTTAGAGTACTGATAATTATTATCCATCATGTACTTACCATCCCACTCGGTGGTGGATGAGCAGGCTCCCTCGTGAAAGATGGCTTCGATGTCACCCAATTCTTCACCGGCCATGATCTGGATGAGAAAGTCTTCTTTATCCATGTAGTCAGTGATGTTCAGATCCACCAGGTTAACGAATTTGGTGCCATCTTTCAGATTATCCACCACCAGAATATCGGTTATTCCCTTATCGTTAAGAGCCTTAACGATATTGCTGCCGATAAACCCTGCGCCGCCGGTAACGATGATCATAACAGTAACCTTTGAAGTATGAAGTCCGGAGATAATCCGGACAGGAATGCGGTTATCATAACATTACATCGGCAAGGCTTCAGCTATCCCGCTGCAAAGGCATCCAGGTCTGATTGCTGTTATGGCTGTCGGAAACCAGTTAACCTGACAGCGGGGGGTAATTTCGCTAATTTTGATCAAACAATATCGTTTGATACTGTATATCTTGCAGCCAGCGGGTATACTGGCCGCTTCCTTTAAATCCACACGTATCCAGCACAAAATCATATGCAAAAGTTTGATACCAGGACCTTCCAGGGTCTGATCCTGACCTTACAGGATTACTGGGCTCGCCAGGGCTGTACCCTCGTCCAACCGCTGGACATGGAAGTCGGCGCCGGCACCTCTCACCCGATGACCTGCCTGCGGGCATTAGGGCCGGAGCCGATGGCCACCGCCTATGTCCAACCCTCCCGTCGTCCAACCGATGGTCGCTATGGGAAAAACCCTAATCGTTTACAACACTACTACCAGTTTCAGGTAGTGATTAAGCCATCGCCGGATAATATCCAGGATTTATATCTGGGATCGCTGAAAGCACTGGGTCTCGATCCGGCGATTCATGATATCCGTTTTGTGGAAGATAACTGGGAAAACCCGACCCTCGGTGCCTGGGGGCTGGGCTGGGAAGTCTGGCTCAACGGGATGGAAGTGACGCAGTTCACTTACTTTCAACAGGTCGGTGGCCTTGAGTGTCGACCAGTTACCGGTGAAATCACTTATGGCCTTGAGCGCCTGGCGATGTACATTCAGGGGGTCGATAGCGTGTATGACCTGGTCTGGAGTGATGGCCCGCTGGGTAAAACCACCTATGGCGATGTCTTCCATCAGAACGAAGTTGAGCAATCGACCTACAACTTTGAATATGCGGACGTTGATTTTCTGTTCTCCTGTTTTGCACAGTATGAGAAAGAAGCACAGCAATTGCTGGCGCTGGAGACACCGCTGCCACTCCCCGCTTATGAGCGTATTCTGAAAGCAGCCCACAGTTTCAATTTACTGGATGCGCGTAAGGCGATTTCCGTCACTGAGCGCCAGCGTTATATCCTGCGTATCCGCACGCTGACGAAAGCGGTAGCGGAAGCGTACTATGCTTCCCGTGAAGCCCTCGGCTTCCCGATGTGCAATAAAAATAAATAAGAGGCCGTCATGTCTGATAAAACTTTCCTGGTGGAGATCGGTACTGAAGAGCTGCCACCTAAAGCACTGCGCAGCCTGGCGGAATCTTTTGCTGCAAATTTTACCACTGAACTGGATAACGCCGGACTTTCCCACGGCAAGGTAGAATGGTTTGCCGCGCCGCGTCGGCTGGCGTTAAAAGTGGCCGATGTCGCGCCAGCACAAGCCGATCGGCAGATTGAAAAACGCGGCCCGGCGATAGCCCAGGCTTTTGATAGCGCAGGCAAAGCGAGCAAAGCCGCAGAAGGCTGGGCGCGTGGCTGCGGGATAAGCGTTGATCAGGCTGAACGTCTGACCACCGATAAAGGGGAGTGGTTACTGTATCGTGCTCAGATAAAAGGGGAAAGTGCCCGCACACTGTTGCCGCAAATGGTCGCTGTCTCGCTGGCGAAACTGCCGATCCCGAAATTAATGCGCTGGGGGGATTCTGATGTTCAGTTTGTTCGCCCGGTTCATACGGTGGTTTTGCTGTTAGGTGAGGAGCTGATCCCGGCTACGATCCTCGGTGTCGATGCTGATCGCGTAATTCGTGGTCACCGCTTTATGGGGGAGGCCACGTTCACGATTGATCACGCTGATCAGTACCCGCAAATCCTGCTGGAACGCGGTAAGGTCATCGCCGATTACCAGGCTCGTAAAGCCAGAATCAAAGCCGATGCCGAAGCCGCCGCGCGTCAAATAGGTGGCCAGGCTGATCTCAGTGAAAGCCTGCTGGAAGAGGTGACGTCGCTGGTCGAATGGCCAGTGGTACTGACGGCGGAATTTGAAGAAAAATTCCTCGCGGTGCCTGCGGAAGCACTGGTCTACACCATGAAGGGCGATCAGAAGTATTTTCCGGTTTACGCGCAGAACGGTGATTTATTACCGCGCTTTATCTTTGTCGCCAATATCGAATCGCAGGACCCCCGGCAGATCATCGCCGGTAACGAAAAAGTGGTGCGTCCGCGTCTGGCGGATGCCGAGTTTTTCTTCAATACCGATCGCAAAAAACGGCTGGAAGACGCTTTACCGCGCCTGCAAACCGTCTTGTTTCAGCAACAGTTAGGGACGCTGCGGGATAAAACGGATCGCATTCAGGCCCTGGCGGGCTGGATTGCTGAACAGACAGGGGCAGACGTTAACCATGCGACCCGCGCTGGCCTGCTGGCTAAATGTGACCTGATGACCAATATGGTATTCGAGTTCACCGAGACCCAGGGCGTGATGGGGATGCATTACGCGCGTTATGATGGTGAAGCAGAAGATGTCGCTGTCGCGCTAAAAGAACAGTATCAGCCGCGTTTTGCCGGTGATGCTTTGCCATCAAATCCCGTGGCCTGTGCGCTAGCCATCGCGGATAAAATGGATACCCTGGCGGGCATCTTTGGTATCGGGCAGCACCCCAAAGGAGATAAAGACCCGTTTGCATTGCGTCGTGCCGCACTGGGGGTATTGCGCATTATCGTTGAGAAAAACCTCAAACTGGATCTGCAAACACTGACCGAAGAAGCGGTACGGCTGTATGGCGACAAGCTGACCAATGATAACGTTGTGGATGATGTTATCGATTTCATGTTAGGTCGTTTCCGTGCATGGTATCAGGATCAGGGTTACACGGTGGACACCATTCAGGCCGTACTGGCACGCCGCCCCACCCGGCCTGCTGATTTCGATGCCAGAATC
The sequence above is drawn from the Enterobacteriaceae bacterium ESL0689 genome and encodes:
- a CDS encoding glycosyltransferase family 4 protein encodes the protein MSKFRLALVRQKYRPDGGAERFVSRALEALDSSNLELNVITRQWQGPIKPDWHIHRCNPRKWGRISRERGFADAARQLWQRQHFDLVQSHERIAGCDLYRAGDGVHRRWLQQRARILPGWKRCLLFADRYHRYVMQAEREMYQDAHLRGVICNAEMIKQEIIADFALPADKIHVIYNAVDHQHFQPPDEETLAALRQQWQLPRQATCLIYVGSGFERKGLAAAIRAIAPTDCYLLVVGKDKDQRRYQQLAHSLNCGQRVRFFGMQSETLPFYQMADGLLLPTLYDPFPNVILEAMACGLPVITTTGCGGAEFIVEGHNGFVCDALDIPALQQAVSALPRRALDSAEGRHARARIMTCTDAHLSAQLLALYQNLVK
- the rfaQ gene encoding putative lipopolysaccharide heptosyltransferase III: MTPEICSPGAINPARILIIKLRHHGDTLLITPLIRALKQYYPAAHVDVLLYEETRDVLSANPDIHQIYAIDRRWKQQGIGHLLRMEWRLIRTLRQQHYDMVLNLADQWHSAIITRLTGAAIRIGFDFPKRRQPAWRYCYTALASTQQHRQLHTAQQNLSILVPLGLTAGDIPARMSYSEQDWASSQALLPVGISRYIVIQPTSRWFFKCWREDRMSALINQLSAAGYTIVITCGPDAREQKMVAEILAGSPAADVYSLAGKLTLRQLAAIIDHACLFIGVDSVPVHMAAALGTPLVALYGPSKLTFWRPWQAKGEVIWAGDFGTIPDPDDIDTQTTHRYLDLIPLEAVVTAAKKVLA
- a CDS encoding polysaccharide deacetylase family protein, giving the protein MHNPAFLITIDTEGDNLWQKHDSITTENARYLPRFQQLCEKYGFKPVYLTNYEMAIDPAYREFARDVIARGVAEIGMHLHAWNSPPIAPLTADDWRYKPYLIEYRDAVMREKVAHMTHLLEDTFQTKIVSHRAGRWAFDERYARLLMEYGYQVDCSVTPRVNWQMAKGDPEGNGGTDYRKFPQHAYFIDENDISLEGHSRLLEVPMSIQYKHPGWLNSLKQGYDRLRGKVRSPSVHWLRPMGGNVAAMKRVVEQTLAQGNDYVEYMLHSSEYMPGGSPTFHNAQDIERLYADLTEFFTWLAPQVQGMTLAEYYHLKNLSQ
- a CDS encoding O-antigen ligase family protein, whose product is MTLIYAIANRKSLSFKSEEIILALTFFLLGASQLIWSYRFPADPEQVYMADIGYPRSGTYLIIGALVMLFLPPLLRKIPVQHKVIIGYAMVIGFLFLTLYALHYHFFISAGRLRIKNSATLSAYLYTMYSLLTLYTLFCLKIKYRRYIIGGVILASLWIIILTETRSALLLYPAILCCCLLSHYRRLKKEVLGICFISLLAGIVIIRSTFPALEGRLTETVSEIADYQHDNNTSLGSRLSMWHTGIEEIIMHPGGVSTQQRVDIISQLMHEKEKGNPEGLRNIVYHLHNDLIDTISLQGVVGGIVLLTLYIAMIIYIQRKAVVKAATALIAAPVILFGLSDTLFIHDRFIIMFISILAIFTALSSAAKQPH
- a CDS encoding sugar glycosyltransferase is translated as MGSLFKQIYRYTRPRAFRHNENLWPWLKIHRASTGEICALRYKGQSIPLYNLSELKNSYSGPVLLTATGPSIKATDFSVLPSSFAVMGVNGAYFLKDKVNFSLYLVVDMEFFDRKFEVISEVVNNPHILFFTTAHGIARIIDRIGSDNIRCQLALIEDICYKIYQPKIVCSGIATTFSHAENVQMHQQHNEICFSTDIRQGIFDAGTVAYWALQIITYLGFDNILIAGLDMNNFEKPRFYESNENKLPSYLADKVDNLVFPALELASDYFKAHAITVTNLSVNSAIPQQTFRKLSLVQALHEIA
- the rfaC gene encoding lipopolysaccharide heptosyltransferase RfaC, which gives rise to MRVLIVKTSSMGDVLHTLPALTDAMQIIPGIRFDWVVEEGFAQIPGWHESVDQVIPVAIRRWRKAWFSAAVRKERHAFRQAVQARHYDRVIDAQGLLKSAALVTRLAHGVKHGMDWSSAREPLASLFYQHRHAIARSQHAVERTRELFAKSLAYRRPQTAGDYAIARHFIHADNASSDVPYLVFLHATTRDEKHWPESHWRELIALLAKRDLRIKLPWGAPHEEARARRLAAGYDFVDVLPRMDLEKIAAVLAQAQGIVSVDTGLSHLAAALDKPNLTLYGPTDPGLIGGYGKNQFAVRPENSHRIDDISASRVAALLHAQGLI
- the rfaF gene encoding ADP-heptose--LPS heptosyltransferase RfaF, yielding MKILVTGPSWVGDMMMSQSLYRTLKVRYPQAIIDVMAPAWCRPLLSRMPEVNAAIPMPLGHGMLALGERRRLGLNLRDSGYDRAYVLPNSFKSALVPFFARIPQRIGWRGEMRYGLLSDIRVLNKAAWPLMVERYVALAYDKDMMHSAQDLPQPLLWPQLQVQEVEKAQLRHDFNISPDRPVIGFCPGAEFGPAKRWPHYHYADLAKQLINEGFQIILFGSAKDDSACDSILTALDTAQQPWCRNLAGKTQLEQAVALIATCLAVVSNDSGLMHIAAALNRPLIALYGPSSPDFTPPLSHQAKIIRLISGYHKVRKGKTAEGYHPGLIAITPQRVMADLHTLLQEKAPGEER
- the rfaD gene encoding ADP-glyceromanno-heptose 6-epimerase, which encodes MIIVTGGAGFIGSNIVKALNDKGITDILVVDNLKDGTKFVNLVDLNITDYMDKEDFLIQIMAGEELGDIEAIFHEGACSSTTEWDGKYMMDNNYQYSKELLHYCLDRQIPFLYASSAATYGGRSSDFIESREYEQPLNVYGYSKFLFDQYVRRILPEADSQVVGFRYFNVYGPREGHKGSMASVAFHLNNQLNRGENPQLFAGSDDFKRDFVYVGDVAAVNLWFLEQGISGIFNLGTGRAESFQAVADATLAWHQKGQIEYIPFPDKLKGRYQTFTQADLTNLRAAGYDQPFKTVAEGVTEYMTWLNRNV
- the glyQ gene encoding glycine--tRNA ligase subunit alpha yields the protein MQKFDTRTFQGLILTLQDYWARQGCTLVQPLDMEVGAGTSHPMTCLRALGPEPMATAYVQPSRRPTDGRYGKNPNRLQHYYQFQVVIKPSPDNIQDLYLGSLKALGLDPAIHDIRFVEDNWENPTLGAWGLGWEVWLNGMEVTQFTYFQQVGGLECRPVTGEITYGLERLAMYIQGVDSVYDLVWSDGPLGKTTYGDVFHQNEVEQSTYNFEYADVDFLFSCFAQYEKEAQQLLALETPLPLPAYERILKAAHSFNLLDARKAISVTERQRYILRIRTLTKAVAEAYYASREALGFPMCNKNK